The following proteins are encoded in a genomic region of Cryptococcus gattii WM276 chromosome I, complete sequence:
- a CDS encoding uncharacterized protein (Similar to TIGR gene model, INSD accession AAW45870.1) translates to MGGNAFDVAARRISQEEHDALTTLMITRLSPFFKGVAVPRYVAAKKSHGDIDILCGYESEFLVGEEEFDPETDGQDAKVKPLKNSKAVTGEWVEEIRQFTAKLMEVMEAKAWRRRGGDISFKIPCTILENQIAEEHEFYQVDLVLIPPEKLSFVTFMTSYSSTSIILGRILRYYSQSLTIHLTHFVLRHTAYFGIQPIDITLTDDPEVFCNWFGIDYQKWLIQGKSWKFDWQFWQWLTDAPDESPAGTAFRRLARKIQRDGDKAVKKAKGKRDSFADKFYVWFMTRSKWAPTEEDENASTTPDEEKERGELPPKPTPAELSMINIDKPFPMDKGAEEVLDFWGKRAEYDALFEQRKIVATPIADSQRLKMEKKMRTKALLDAQEEMIKKNFGELSIK, encoded by the exons ATGGGAGGCAACGCGTTCGACGTCGCAGCACGCCGGATCTCCCAGGAGGAGCACGATGCGCTCACGACTCTTATGATTACCCGCCTTTCGCCATTTTTCAAGGGCGTTGCAGTGCCCCGTTATGTTGCAGCCAAAAAGAGTCATGGCGATATTGACATTTTGTGTGGTTACGAAAGCGAATTCCTtgttggagaagaagaattCGATCCGGAAACCGATGGGCAAGATGCTAAGGTCAAACCTCTGAAAAATTCAAAAGCTGTCACTGGAGAATGGGTCGAAGAAATAAGGCAGTTCACGGCGAAGCTGATGGAGGTGATGGAGGCTAAAGCTTGGAGAAGGCGTGGAGGTGATATTAGCTTCAAAATTCCTTGTACTATATTAGAGAACCAGATTGCTGAGGAGCACGAG TTTTACCAAGTTGATCTTGTGTTGATACCCCCCGAAAAACTCTCATTTGTCACTTTTATGACGTCCTATTCTTCAACGAGTATCATCCTCGGTCGTATCCTACGTTATTACTCCCAGTCCCTTACTATCCACCTCACCCATTTCGTCTTGCGCCACACTGCGTACTTCGGGATTCAGCCCATTGACATCACACTCACTGATGACCCCGAAGTGTTTTGCAACTGGTTTGGGATAGATTACCAAAAATGGCTTATCCAAGGCAAGAGTTGGAAGTTTGACTGGCAGTTCTGGCAATGGTTGACAGACGCGCCTGATGAGAGTCCGGCTGGGACTGCGTTTAGACGCCTGGCCAGGAAGATTCAGCGAGATGGCGACAAGGCGGTGAAGAAGGCcaagggaaagagagatAGCTTTGCCGACAAATTTTACGTATGGTTCATGACAAGATCGAAGTGGGCGCCTAcggaggaagatgaaaatGCCTCCACCACACCTGACGAGGAGAAAGAACGAGGTGAACTTCCACCCAAACCCACTCCGGCGGAACTTTCAATGATTAACATTGACAAGCCGTTCCCAATGGATAAGGGTGCTGAAGAGGTTCTTGATTTTTGGGGAAAAAGAGCTGAGTATGATGCGCTCTTTGAGCAAAGAAAAATCGTGGCGACGCCCATCGCAGACAGCCAGAGGTTaaagatggagaagaagatgaggacCAAGGCTTTATTAGACGCCCAAGAAGAGATGATCAAAAAGAACTTCGGAGAGTTGTCCATCAAGTAG
- a CDS encoding phosphatidylserine decarboxylase, putative (Similar to TIGR gene model, INSD accession AAW45871.1) — protein sequence MPTPPTDISSALDIADQPHRSTRSQPRLKRLASKPLKLAASTFKPRSSRVASPFLLDDPSSTTINTTASSASGGWKKGTRHQRISRQSAAGLTPAQVASAAQGPRKPLEGEEPAAWLRVRVVKAEGLVAKDRSGTSDPFLSLLMPPSTRHSTPVIKKTLDPVFPAETSTFDFPIYLSLAGVVGGRGLEGVLWDKDLMRKEYMGEMAIPVDKWFPDGHAHLWHDNLPFLTQRILSTRRKHKVSGTASFQIGFVPPKNTTSTEESLRTIRLVYASLMDHGSLSRGSIGVLGVPAYKGIGTVKMRARPDETSRPAEKSTFGRLQGAASTLAGSLTGGHKMVTLQGSEVHPEDEDEEPDDDEELLSDDGISSSSSNDEFEDAVEEEELMTLTDSPSANEPADIPLDQQVSGLSIKPIDAPVDDKMSKTAGYLGVQGRSKAPSRQASLPLGQLEAQPMVKSGSAESGTSTPGTSATGLVTPGGRTRRPLFKRVKSRADSSTEQKPVEKKKSKGFEFDAKQGKEVLGIVILEIKGATDLPKLKNALRMSFDMDPFVVISFGKKVFRTRVIRHSLNPVWDEKLLFHVRRHEAGYLAQFAVLDWDKVSGNDMVGTCTLPLSELIADAPKPDPQTGLYDKEVDGKHEMKEFTLSISTDKDMAWEAKHSPKLTVRAKYEPYDALRQRFWRQYITQYDADDTGALSYTELTAMLDSLGSTLTRHTLEGYFSICGKEADKDELTMEEVIKCLEGEVAKSRFEKAKVGSDDSTTDASTPSVAPQPAQDGLGFVGPQGNISSPVDPDELEESIRLSRPRNQEGTDGDENAGNQAIIDGAGSAVTPAKVLPGVPSVKIERTASFDGETVLTPDQPVIDGDFTPQSSSDADPEETDSTPLDDRERVINIKTCPLCHRPRLGKKSEQDIVTHLAVCASADWSRVDRIVTANYVTSSQAQRKFLSKIVNKMAIGSYALGANSANTIVQDRITGQLQEEKMAVYVRMGIRVLYKGAKGSMHGARARKLLKSLSIKQGLKYDSPTSAIDIPGFIAFHNLDTNEILDPLDSFKTFNEFFYRKLKPDARPIEEPGNDNRLVSCADCRLMAFETVNEATQLWIKGREFTIGKLLGPNYKDVIDRYEGGALAIFRLAPQDYHRFHSPVKGKIGKMTMIDGEYYTVNPQAVRSPLDVYGENVRKVVPIQSENFGLVMTVWVGAMMVGSILTSVNEGQEVERGDELGYFAFGGSTIVCIFEKDVLQWDDDLIQNGRASIETLVRMGMGLGRSAQKL from the exons ATGCCCACTCCTCCTACAGACATCAGCTCAGCACTCGACATTGCTGATCAGCCACACAGGTCCACTCGCTCACAGCCACGTCTCAAGCGACTCGCATCGAAGCCTCTGAAACTGGCAGCTTCCACCTTCAAGCCTCGATCTTCGCGAGTGGCTTCCCCTTTCCTCCTCGATGATCCTTCTTCTACCACCATAAATACAACAGCTTCCTCTGCTTCGGGAGGATGGAAAAAGGGGACTCGGCACCAACGCATATCTCGCCAGTCGGCGGCCGGGCTCACTCCTGCACAAGTCGCTTCAGCTGCTCAAGGTCCCCGGAAACCATTAGAAGGAGAGGAACCTGCTGCTTGGCTTAGAGTCAGGGTAGTTAAGGCTGAAGGACTGGTAGCCAAGGATAGGAGTGGGACCAGTGATCC CTTTTTGAGCTTACTCATGCCCCCCTCAACGAGACACAGCACTCCTGTCATCAAAAAAACCTTGGACCCTGTTTTCCCAGCTGAAACATCTACCTTTGACTTTCCCATTTATCTGAGCTTGGCTGGGGTAGTAGGTGGCAGAGGTTTGGAGGGTGTGCTCTGGGACAAG GACCTAATGAGGAAAGAGTATATGGGTGAAATGGCAATTCCAGTAGACAAATGGTTCCCTGACGGTCATGCCCATCTCTGGCACGACAACTTACCT TTCCTTACTCAACGTATCCTGTCCACCAGACGGAAGCATAAGGTCTCGGGCACCGCCTCTTTTCAAATTGGGTTCGTGCCGCCAAAGAACACTACCAGCACTGAGGAATCATTGCGCACCATAAGACTAGTCTATGCTTCTTTGATGGATCATGGTAGCTTGAGCAGGGGATCTATTGGAGTGCTCGGGGTTCCAGCC TACAAGGGCATTGGTACAGTCAAGATGCGCGCTCGGCCTGATGAGACCTCCCGGCCGGCTGAGAAGAGCACATTTGGCAGGCTTCAAGGTGCAGCTTCCACCCTCGCAGGTTCTTTGACAGGAGGTCACAAGATGGTCACTTTACAGGGCTCCGAAGTTCACCCTGAGGACGAAGACGAAGAAccagatgatgatgaagaacTTCTGTCAGACGATGGTATCTCCTCAAGTTCCTCCAATGATGAATTTGAAGACGCtgtagaagaagaagaactCATGACTCTGACCGACTCGCCCTCTGCCAACGAGCCGGCTGATATACCTCTAGACCAACAAGTATCTGGTCTATCCATTAAACCTATAGACGCACCTGTAGATGACAAGATGTCTAAGACTGCAGGCTACCTCGGCGTTCAAGGTAGAAGTAAAGCCCCTTCTCGTCAAGCCTCACTGCCATTGGGCCAGCTTGAAGCCCAACCCATGGTCAAGTCCGGTTCTGCTGAATCAGGCACTTCGACCCCAGGGACGTCTGCAACAGGTCTGGTCACGCCTGGCGGTAGGACGAGGCGACCGTTGTTCAAGAGGGTCAAGTCTCGGGCCGATAGTTCGACAGAGCAAAAGCCTGTTGAGAAGAAAAAGTCCAAAGGATTTGAGTTCGATGCGAAGCAAGGCAAGGAAGTCTTGGGTATCGTTATTCTGGAGATCAAGGGAGCTACGGATCTCCCCAAGCTGAAGAATG CTTTGCGAATGTCCTTCGATATGGACCCTTTTGTCGTCATCTCATTCGGCAAGAAGGTTTTCCGAACTCGAGTGATCAGACACTCCCTGAACCCTGTTTGGGACGAAAAGCTTCTCTTTCATGTTCGTCGTCACGAGGCAGGATATCTTGCTCAATTTGCAGTTCTTGATTGGGACAAGGTGTCCGGGAATGATATGGTCGGGACCTGTACATTACCCTTGAGCGAGTTGATTGCGGATGCGCCTAAGCCTGATCCCCAAACTGGCTTATACGATAAAGAGGTTGATGGGAAGCATGAAATGAAAGAGTTCACT TTGTCAATCTCTACAGACAAGGATATGGCTTGGGAAGCCAAGCACTCTCCCAAGCTTACTGTCCGAGCTAAATACGAGCCCTACGACGCCCTCCGCCAACGTTTCTGGCGTCAATACATAACTCAATACGACGCAGATGATACCGGTGCTCTATCCTACACCGAACTCACTGCGATGCTTGATTCCCTCGGCTCTACTCTTACCCGTCACACATTGGAAGGTTACTTTTCTATATGCGGTAAAGAGGCGGACAAGGATGAGTTGACGATGGAGGAAGTTATCAAGTGTTTGGAAGGGGAGGTGGCAAAGAGTCGGTTTGAAAAGGCCAAAGTCGGCTCGGACGATTCAACAACAGATGCAAGCACGCCCTCTGTCGCTCCGCAACCTGCTCAGGATGGCTTGGGTTTCGTTGGTCCTCAAGGAAACATTTCGTCTCCCGTGGATCCTGATGAGCTTGAAGAGTCAATACGACTGAGCAGACCTAGAAACCAGGAGGGCACGGACGGTGATGAGAATGCAGGTAATCAAGCCATCATCGATGGAGCTGGGAGTGCTGTCACCCCAGCCAAGGTTCTCCCTGGCGTTCCGTCTGTTAAGATAGAGCGAACAGCCTCATTTGACGGCGAGACTGTCTTAACTCCAGATCAACCCGTCATTGACGGCGATTTCACCCCTCAGTCATCTTCTGATGCCGATCCTGAAGAAACCGATTCTACACCCCTTGACGATCGCGAACGTGTCATCAACATCAAGACTTGTCCTCTTTGCCATCGTCCCCGCCTGGGCAAAAAATCCGAACAAGATATTGTCACGCACCTCGCAGTCTGCGCATCTGCCGATTGGAGTCGTGTGGATAGAATCGTAACTGCCAACTATGTGACGAGCAGTCAAGCTCAACGCAAGTTTTTGAGCAAGATTGTAAACAAAATGGCCATTGGAAGCTATGCGTTGGGTGCGAATAGCGCGAATACTATCGTACAGGATCGAATAACGGGACAGTTgcaggaagagaagatggcT GTGTATGTGCGGATGGGTATAAGAGTTTTGTACAAAGGTGCCAAGGGCAGTATGCACGGTGCCAGAGCTCGGAAGCTCTTAAAGTCCCTCTCTATCAAACAGGGTCTCAAATACGACTCCCCTACTTCGGCTATCGATATTCCTGGCTTCATTGCTTTCCACAATCTCGATACTAACGAAATCCTTGACCCGCTCGACTCTTTCAAGACATTCAACGAGTTCTTCTACCGCAAGCTTAAACCAGATGCGAGGCCTATTGAAGAACCAGGGAATGATAACAGACTCGTATCATGTGCGGATTGTAGGCTAATGGCCTTTGAAACGGTAAACGAGGCGACTCAGCTCTGGATAAAAGGGAGGGAGTTTACGATCGGAAAGTTATTAGGACCAAATTACAAGGACGTAATAGATAGATATGAGGGCGGAGCTTTGGCCATCTTCCG ACTTGCCCCTCAGGATTATCACCGTTTCCACTCTCCAGTCAAGGGCAAGATTGGTAAGATGACCATGATCGATGGCGAATACTACACTGTCAACCCCCAAGCCGTCCGATCGCCTCTAGATGTTTATGGTGAAAATGTGAGGAAGGTGGTGCCTATTCAAAGTGAGAATTTTGGTTTAGTCATGACGGTTTGGGTTGGTGCGATGA TGGTGGGAAGTATCTTGACGTCTGTAAACGAAGGACAAGAAGTTGAAAGAGGCGATGAGCTGGGGTACTTTGCATTTG GTGGCTCAACAATTGTGTGCATCTTCGAGAAAGATGTCTTGCAATGGGACGACGACCTCATTCAAAATGGGCGTGCAAGTATTGAGACTCTTGTTCGAATGGGCATGGGTCTAGGTCGTAGCGCACAAAAGCTTTGA
- a CDS encoding spermine transporter, putative (Similar to TIGR gene model, INSD accession AAW45999.1), whose amino-acid sequence MLEPVEAEFAKPPVFSNQQEDILREEEIEEPNAISDAGKQAAGGSDNSTLHGQQSSEKFNEKDVEKGKDEHIIIQFDEGEGPKQWSKGRKWWATATASILCLAVALGSAMPTGDLPGTAKTLHVSDEAIYLSISLFVAGFGIGPLIFAPLSEVVGRRPIYAVSMVFYFLFTLPSCLAKNIATMLAGRMIAGLASSAPFTNVGGTISDVWAVEDRGFPMAVFSSTLFMGPCLGPLFGGWIAEKTGQWRWIYWVLFILCGACVIFCIFTPETLAPVLLRKKATRLNKENNTTVYISEHDLHRPPFKETIKVALTRPLIFMFQEVIIIFFTVYLSFIYALLYSTFFAFPIAFEEIRGWGMGMTGVAFVSIIIGIAIANLCMPIQERLYKKHCEKHGVVPEGRLYPMMLGALTLPVSMFILAFTSYPGIIWVGPCIGGIIFGFSMVIIYISGNTYIVDSYSNYAASAISAKNMTRSLIGASVPLWITQLLHNLKFQYGMLFLALFSVVIAPIPFVFYMKGAAVRKRSKRATA is encoded by the exons ATGCTGGAACCAGTAGAAGCCGAGTTTGCCAAACCCCCAGTTTTCAGCAACCAGCAAGAAGATATCTTGcgtgaagaagagatcgaAGAACCTAACGCCATTTCCGATGCCGGCAAGCAAGCCGCTGGCGGTTCTGATAACTCAACCCTCCATGGACAGCAATCCTCCGAAAAGTTCAACGAGAAGGACGTTGAAAAGGGCAAGGACGAACACATTATTATTCAGTTTGACGAGGGAGAGGGACCAAAGCAGTGGTCCAAAGGAAGGAAGTG GTGGGCCACTGCCACTGCCTCCATTCTTTGTCTTGCCGTCGCCCTCGGTAGTGCTATGCCCACCGGTGACCTTCCTGGTACCGCCAAGACTCTCCATGTCTCCGACGAGGCTATCTACCTCTCCATTTCTCTCTTCGTCGCTGGTTTCGGTATTGGTCCCCTAATCTTTGCACCTTTGAGTGAAGTTGTTGGGCGTCGACCCATCTATGCCGTTAGCATGGTCTTTTatttcctcttcaccttgCCCAGCTGTCTCGCCAAGAACATCGCTACCATGTTGGCTGGTCGAATGATTGCCGGTCTTGCTTCCTCCGCTCCCTTCACCAACGTCGGCGGTACCATTTCCGACGTCTGGGCCGTCGAGGATCGAGGTTTCCCTATGGCCGTCTTCAGTTCAACTCTTTT TATGGGACCGTGTCTTGGGCCTTTGTTTGGCGG ATGGATCGCTGAAAAAACCGGTCAGTGGCGATGGATTTACTGGGtcctcttcattctttGCGGTGCTTGTGTCATCTTTTGCATATTTACTCCCGAGACCCTTGCCCCTGTCCTTCTCCGCAAGAAGGCTACCCGACTCAATAAGGAGAACAACACTACCGTTTACATCTCTGAACACGATCTCCATAGGCCCCCCTTCAAGGAGACTATCAAGGTCGCTTTGACTAGGCCCCTTATTTTTATGTTCCAGGAAGttatcatcatcttcttt ACTGTTTacctctccttcatttATGCCTTGCTCTACTCTAccttctttgccttccCTATCGCTTTTGAAGAGATCCGAGGCTGGGGTATGGGTATGACCGGTGTCGCTTTCGTATCCATCATC ATTGGTATCGCCATTGCCAATTTGTGTATGCCTATCCAAGAGAGGCTTTACAAGAAGCATTGTGAGAAGCACGGTGTTGTCCCCGAGGGTCGTCTTTATCCCATGATGCTTGGTGCACT TACCCTTCCTGTCTCCATGTTCATCCTTGCTTTCACTTCTTACCCTGGCATTATTTGGGTCGGCCCTTGCATCGGTGGTATCATATTCGGTTTCTCT ATGGTCATTATCTACATCTCTGGCAACACATACATCGTCGACAGTTATTCCAACTACGCTGCTTCAGCCATCAGTGCTAAGAACATGACT CGTTCTCTCATTGGTGCTTCCGTTCCTCTTTGGATTACCCAGCTTCTC CACAACCTCAAGTTCCAGTATGGTATGCTCTTCCTTGCCTTATTCTCTGTGGTGATCGCGCCGATCCCCTTTGTCTTCTACATGAAGGGTGCTGCCGTCAGGAAAAGGTCCAAGAGGGCGACTGCTTAA
- a CDS encoding adenine nucleotide transporter, putative (Similar to TIGR gene model, INSD accession AAW46000.1), producing the protein MTTAHHPPLTPFGSALAGALGSVFANSLVYPIDVVKTRLQAIDDPLEDTQSDDESEDAFTEKTEEEQKRHVEGKALRQQQREQLIKLKKMLGKKLQRWGMLTMLLRIVHTEGISGVFHGYGASMIGTFSQQFAYFFFHTFLRKTYLARLTSSSKRVSLSTSTELLLGALAGALAQIFTIPVSVIATRQQLWDPPARPKILPGGKEAEWNDKSPSLTETAREIISESGWTGLWTGLKPGLVLTVNPAITYGVFERLKSWRLSTKGAKKLDVWESFWIGVGSKTLATIVTYPYIFAKVRLQAKVVESPPPLSKEIKKGEAPTYASIASTSPTESSTVLVEQLSSTESEPSTQLDQSHRHKHLHPPSQHYRSAIPLLKAVYTEKGFKGLYQGLSAQILKAVLCQGILFVSKDQFESYAWLLIVLFARLRTRFLAKP; encoded by the exons ATGACAACTGCacatcatcctcctctcaCCCCGTTTGGCTCAGCGCTAGCGGGTGCTCTCGGTTCAGTATTTGCCAACTC GCTTGTATATCCTATTGATGTTGTCAAAACACGTCTTCAAGCTATTGACGACCCTCTAGAGGATACCCAATCTGACGATGAGTCTGAAGATGCTTTCACGGAGAAGacggaagaagaacagaAACGACATGTAGAAGGCAAAGCTCTTCGACAGCAGCAGAGGGAGCAGCTGATAAAGCTGAAAAAGATGCTCGGAAAGAAACTGCAGCGATGGGGCATGTTGACAATGCTTTTAAGGATCGTGCATACGGAAGGTATATCTGGAGTCTTCCATGGCTATGGAGCTTCTATGATAGGAACTTTCTCTCAGC AATTCGCCTACTTTTTCTTCCATACCTTTCTAAGGAAGACATATCTGGCTCGTCTCACTTCTTCCTCTAAGCGGGTCTCATTGTCAACAAGTACGGAGCTCTTGCTCGGTGCTCTTGCTGGCGCACTGGCCCAAATTTTCACTATTCCTGTCTCTGTTATTGCTACTCGCCAACAGCTGTGGGATCCGCCAGCAAGGCCCAAGATACTTCCCGGAGGAAAGGAAGCTGAATGGAATGACAAGAGTCCTTCTCTAACTGAGACTGCTCGAGAAATAATCTCCGAGTCTGGATGGACCGGTCTCTGGACAGGGTTGAAACCCGGCCTGGTACTTACTGTCAACCCCGCCATTACTTACGGTGTATTTGAGCGGCTCAAATCATGGAGGCTCTCTACAAAGGGTGCCAAAAAACTTGACGTCTGGGAGTCTTTCTGGATTGGAGTTGGCAGTAAGACTCTGGCTACTATTGTAACTTACCCTTACATCTTT GCCAAGGTAAGACTCCAGGCAAAGGTTGTCGAATCGCCTCCCCCACTTTCGAAGGAAATTAAGAAGGGAGAGGCACCCACGTATGCGTCTATCGCTTCGACCTCTCCTACTGAAAGCTCTACTGTCCTTGTCGAGCAGCTCTCTTCGACTGAAAGTGAACCCTCCACTCAACTAGACCAGTCCCATAGGCACAAGCACCTCCATCCACCTTCTCAACACTATCGCTCGGCCATTCCACTTCTTAAAGCTGTTTATACCGAGAAGGGCTTCAAAGGTTTGTACCAAGGTTTGAGTGCACAGATTTTGAAAGCCGTGTTATGTCAAG GCATCCTATTTGTCTCAAAAGACCAATTTGAGAGCTATGCTTGGTTGTTGATCGTGCTCTTTGCTAGGTTAAGGACTCGATTCTTGGCCAAACCTTGA
- a CDS encoding calcineurin A catalytic subunit, putative (Similar to TIGR gene model, INSD accession AAW46001.1), whose amino-acid sequence MASPATQTANVIAAINNRSNLVIPEIDFTQHQLENGEVVSTTERVIKDVQAPAMYVPTDDQFFSKVDKTKPDIAFLKNHFYREGRLTEEQALYILEKGGELLRSEPNLLEVDAPITVCGDIHGQYYDLMKLFEVGGNPADTRYLFLGDYVDRGYFSIECVLYLWSLKMWYPDTLFLLRGNHECRHLTDYFTFKLEFMNKQFLCIHGGLSPELHTLDDLRSINRFREPPTQGLMCDILWADPLEDFGSEKTNDNFLHNHVRGCSYFFTYNAACQFLERNNLLSIIRAHEAQDAGYRMYRKTKTTGFPSVMTIFSAPNYLDVYSNKAAVLKYESNVMNIRQFNCTPHPYWLPNFMDVFTWSLPFVGEKITDMLIAILNCCTKEELEEEDEEFPLGALETTDVESAAERRQIIKNKILAVGRMSRVFSLLREESERVSELKSIAGSNALPAGMLASGAEGIKETIQGFEDARKSDIENERLPPDIIDPDEDKPASPSASPIMPATPKETTSEILHDSPIIGTPVTPISSAIVSGSPGSPGTPISPSVGGPPLTAWRPGHGRRTSLGTTKTSPSTRRRSLENTMHLIRDVVGGKDAQGDGQLERLAEVISSPTKGGQDERE is encoded by the exons CAAGCCCCAGCGATGTACGTTCCGACAGACGACCAATTCTTTTCTAAGGTGGATAAAACCAAGCCCGATATTGCATTCCTAAAGAACCACTTTTATCGAGAAGGGAGATTGACTGAGGAGCAAGCTTTGTATATCCTTGAAAA AGGTGGAGAGCTCTTGAGATCAGAACCAAACTTGCTGGAAGTTGACGCGCCCATCACTG TGTGCGGAGATATTCACGGTCAATAT TACGATTTGATGAAGCTCTTCGAGGTCGGTGGAAACCCGGCTGATACCCGTTATCTTTTCCTGGGGGACTACGTTGATCGAGGATACTTCTCTATTGAG TGTGTGCTTTATTTGTGGTCTCTCAAAATGTGGTATCCGGATACTCTTTTCTTATTGAGAGGTAACCACGAGTGCCGACACTTGACCGACTATTTCACCTTTAAACTCGAAT TTATGAACAAACAGTTTCTGTGCATCCATGGTGGCTTGTCGCCAGAGCTTCACACGCTGGATGATCTGCGATCT ATCAATCGGTTCCGAGAACCTCCCACTCAAGGTCTCATGTGTGATATCCTTTGGGCTGATCCTTTAGAAGACTTCGGCTCAGAAAAGACCAACGACAACTTCCTCCACAACCACGTCCGAGGTTGCAGTTACTTCTTCACCTATAATGCTGCATGTCAGTTCTTGGAGAGGAACAACCTGCTTTCTATTATTCGAGCTCACGAGGCTCAAGATGCTGG TTATCGAATGTATCGAAAAACTAAGACCACTGGCTTCCCTTCCGTCATGACCATTTTTTCAGCACCCAACTACCTTGACGTGTACTCTAACAAGGCCGCCGTGTTGAAGTACGAGTCAAACGTTATGAA CATCCGACAATTCAATTGCACGCCCCATCCTTACTGGCTGCCTAACTTTATGGACGTGTTCACCTGGAGTTTACCTTTCGTCGGCGAGAAGA TCACGGACATGCTTATTGCAATTCTCAACTGTTGCACCAAggaagagcttgaagaagaggacgaagagTTCCCTCTTGGTGCTCTCGAGACTACTGATGTCGAATCTGCAGCGGAAAGACGACAAATCATCAAGAACAAAATTCTTGCTGTTGGTCGCATGTCTCGAGTATTCTCTCTGCTGCGTGAAGAGTCTGAAAGGGTGTCTGAGCTTAAGAGTATCGCTGGCTCAAACGCTTTACCCGCTGGTATGCTTGCCAGTGGTGCTGAAGGTATTAAAGAAACGATCCAGGGCTTTGAGGATGCTAGAAAAAGCGATATCGAGAATGAAAGGCTTCCTCCTGATATCATCGAC CCTGACGAGGACAAGCCTGCATCGCCATCTGCCTCTCCCATCATGCCCGCCACCCCTAAAGAGACCACCAGCGAAATTCTTCACGACTCCCCAATCATTGGCACTCCCGTAACCCCTATCTCCAGCGCTATTGTTTCCGGCTCTCCCGGTTCTCCTGGCACTCCCATCAGCCCCTCCGTTGGAGGTCCGCCACTCACTGCTTGGCGACCGGGCCATGGCCGTCGTACATCTTTGGGTACTACCAAGACTAGCCCGAGTACGCGAAGGAGAAGTCTGGAGAACACGATGCATTTGATCCGAGATGTGGTGGGTGGTAAGGATGCTCAGGGTGATGGGCAGCTGGAGAGGCTCGCAGAGGTTATTTCGAGTCCGACGAAAGGCGGTCAAGACGAGAGGGAGTAG